Genomic segment of Bicyclus anynana chromosome 7, ilBicAnyn1.1, whole genome shotgun sequence:
TCTAGAAACTGAAGACTAaagtagattataataataattaaagcatTGAACATCAAATGATTAAATGTTTTGCTTTACAGTCGAATATCTGACTAATCACTAATTATTTCGTTTTTATAGGATAGCTGGCgtttttcatattaataataataaaacactttaatacaccaaaaaacaatattattatgagtATATTTAAAAAGGCAATTTTAATTCatccatacataatttaattacacTCAAGGTAATGGTTAACAAAAAGCAATGGTTTAgtttatatgattttatttatactaaagaagctgacgccccgtggttttaaTCGCGAAATTTCAATTACCGTCGGAATATGGGGAttaaataaagcctatgttGCTCGTtaaaaatgtagctttccaatttttaaaatgttttgtgatatttttctaaattaatatttgctttcaaatatgaccaatttcccattcccctccaactattcaggAAAAACTATATTGGGAGTGgatatgacaatagaccaacggggcggggatcgaaccaccacccctcggtgatgagtccgaccgctatggcgttgagctattgagttaAATAgtttagattaaaaattaaagtcacagaaaaagtaattattattaataacaattataaaacACATTGCGTTTTAAACGTACTTTTTGACAAAAAAcagaagttaaaaaaataagttttccgGATTAATAAGTAAGTACTCCTAGAATAcactgttttaattattatttatatacagtacattgtaataattttaattcagcACGCAACTGTAGCAGGATATGTGCATCACACTAATTGTTTCTTAATTATACCACAGTTtggcaaaaattaaataatagattGATTACGTTATATTCGAGAACATTCGTtgctatgtttaaaaaaataaacaatactaaTCTTCTTCttgatatataaatgcgaaaggctCACTCACTCATCAAGATATCTCGAAAACTAcgtaaaaatttgaaatttggtagggaggtagttcacAGCTGGTAGTAGACGGATTTTGCGACGCGGATTAAAAAGGTGTAAGTCGCGCGCATCTCTAGTAGtaaatagatacaaattatattGAACTAAACCTATCACAAGTTCAGTCAGAATATCTTCGTCATTGTCATAAACTggaaaactttcagtttttataaaatttcagaGGTCTGGCAACACATTATTTCTTTCTAGCCatctacttaaccaattttcaaaacCTCAATAAAGGTGAATGCCCACCGGTCAATACAACGTCGGTTTCTTgtagtacataatatgttttctgtggttctGTTTGTACATAGGTTACCGGAGACCTAGGGACACCTCCATTTAAATGTATATGGAGATGTTAAAATGATGTacaaataaggatctggttaaattaatggcataataaaagtatgttactcgaagaaaaaaaacattttttatatcacTCTTCTTGATAACTTAAGTAACTTTTGAAGTTTATTaatttgcttgttttttttttttctgtaatcaaaaaacttaacaaacaaaaataaacaagcaaactaaaaataataaataataaataataataaaaataataagtcttcaaaaaattttataaaacttagaCTGTATAACGATCTTTCCTTGTTCCCAatgtggacaaattaaatatgttatgtattaaaaatgtcgtaaaatatTCTAGCAAACGTTTTTTCTTAAAGTAacgatttcattattaaagtagaattatcgaGTTTTTTAGATATTGAAGTAAATTGCCGGTGGTTAGGATAGGCCAaagttctggaatggcgacccctcacaagtaagcgcagtattggtcgaccccccaccaggtggactgacgacatcaagcgaatcgcagggattcgctggatccaGGTAGCTCAGTATCTTTATGTTTAgaagtcgctacaaaaggccTCTGTCCTGCATTGGACATCCAtggactgatatgatgatatgatggTAGACCAGGGTCGAGGATGGGCATTCCTTTTTTATAGCAGACTAGGAGAACCCCACGCCCCATTCCcgtgggataaaatataacataatatgtcACTAGCTGAAAAAGTAGATTCCAATTGgtaaaattgttgttttttttttaagttcacgagatagattataatctaacggtatttacaatttcacATTGACATtcatgaaataaatacttacccATTATGACCGGCATCAGCTCATAGTAATAAATCTGGTTTGTAATAGCTATGACTATGTCCCTCGTTTGGAAGAATATCCTTTCATCATTCCAACAGGGGTTGAGTTTGCCCAGCTGTGTTGCTATACGATTGTGTAGTCTCCATGTCCAGATTAGGAATAAATTTATACCTAAAACACTATTGTCTCCGGGTTCCGCTGagaaacaacaaaatataaagtgTTTGTTTAATGTTTCATTAATATATTGTTAGGTTTAATAAACGTGGATCaatgaaattgtaaaaattttgaCTACtgtaaataatatcaatatacgattttataaaaaagcaaCTGCTGAGCAGCTCTTCTCAGtaaaacctgccttccgaaccggtggtagagtctttaccaATAGTcgttcaaaagtgcttgtaaactaagcttattttaaataaatgaattttgattttgaactcgagagtaataataaaatttcaggATCTACAGAGTGTCCAAAAAACTATACGAGTCATTATTTAGTTATGATCAGTAGTTATAACTCaatttttaagttaagttaagacTTAAATAGATAGTTACCCTCGCATCGAAAGAAAAAATTCTTCACCCTCTTTACAAAACAATCTTTCTAATTGGATGCTTAGGTTTGCTATAGAATCTAAATAAATGCATTAGATATAGAatcttaataaaaatcaaatcaattattcgtttaaaaaataaacaaaacgtaattttaatttGGGAGCAAGGTAAATGATAACTAAATTAAGCTATGACTATACGGAACGATGGCAAGCATTACTGGTTTCGTTTCCGCGTTGTCTAAAAAATGTTCTATACGAGTAGTTTTATTCTATAGTTTTATACAGATCAGCgagcttattcactatctttgacgtatctagttgacgtatacgaaattgatattctttgtgaaaatgtcatccggtgacCAAATACcaaaaagaccaaaataataaatagataactTACGTATATCGTGGCATCTGGTCTCATGAGGCAGCTCGTTCAAGAAACACAGATGGTCTTTGGTCTTAGCACTCGGTGGCCAAATCTTTCCCTGGAATTCTTCATATTTCAGTAACCCTTTCTCTAACAGCCTCCCCTTAGCGTTCAACACTTGCATATTGTTTCCATATACGTGAGATAAATCGAAATGTGGCGTTGCGGTCGTGATctataaaagtattatattactttattattaaaatgatctTAATAGATTTTGATGGCATAGATGAAGAGTTACCTATAAGCCCAAAAACCATAGTTACTggagtatttaaaattaacgcacgattcaaaatttaaaacacaGCAACATTGGAGTGTCTACCAATTtacaacaaagttttttttaattcttgcaaGTGTGTTTGtacaatgtataaatattatatttaactgaTTCTCGAACAACATTAATTGAGATCGGAGATATAAAAGTTACTAAAAAACCAAATTTCGATGCTTAGGGTAGGTTCATGCGAATTAAGTGATAATACgtatcattgtcatcatcatcatcattatcgttatcagctgatagacgtccactgctgaacataggcctcttgcatggactttcaagcacaacggcctcgagccgccagcatccagcggctccctgcaacccgcatgatatcctcggtccacctagtggagagtcgaccaacactgcgctttccggtgcggggtcgccattcaagcacCCTGAGActccaacttccatcggctcttcgaactatgtagcctgaTCATTGCCGCTTCAGCTTTGCGAATCGCTGAGCTcttgactttggttcgtctgcggatctcctcatttctgaatcGATATCGCAGAGAAACTCCACGCATAGCTGAgaactattattattacacgTATCATtgtaagttattataaatataggttCCTACTAACTCTTTCTGGGGTGGTGTCGTTTTTCAAACACCCCCTAGACTGGAAGCTCTCTGGTCTGGTGAGGTTCATACACCTTATAGAAGAGAACTGATGCACTGGATCATCGTCTGGCACCTTGATTGGAATGCAAGCGTTGTCCGTCTTCCCTTTCTCTTGGCAACAGTAAGGCTTCCAACGTATGTAGTTAACTAAAAGTAGAAGAGTTATTACAGCAGTGTTGGTCATTGGTAGCCTATGTAGCtttggatcatgaggtcctgggttgaaGACCTTAGGTAATATGTAACTCTTGtttcttcttaaaaaaaatatgctagaagtttgggaagttggtggtattacatCCCATGCTTCTAAGGGCATGTTCAGCCACAGACACAGATCTTATGTTATTGTTAAcatatgttcatcatcatcatttgacAACCCATgagttaagcacgagtctcctctcagaatgagagatgaTAGACTAGTAGTCCACtatgctggcccaattggcagacttcatacacgtaaaGTATGAAGAAAATACTCAGGTacgcaggattcctcacgacattcactgtttgagacacgtcatatatattttttttaaaatgcacataactgaactGAAAGTGCATGcgtcggaccggattcgatctaacaccctccaaatcgaagtCAGAAGGCATGTCCACTTGGcttaatcatcattatatcaaattaaagagTCAAAATTTCCTAGGCCCTAAGGAGGCTCCATATTTCCGCTCCTATAAAATTTGGCCCTGTTGAGGCcatttaaaatatgctgatcAGTGATCATTGCGATGTTGATGAAAGATATCTGATACTATAACATAaagtaaaagaagaagaagaagaaatagtTTGTGGCAcacgaaaataaagaaaatacattaaaattgaataatttaaactaagtaATAAGCATGCAAAGGCGTCTTTACAATGTTATGATGTTGTCTTACCTGTGTCATGGACAGACAGAACATCCGATACGACGAACACCCAAAAATGCAGCAGAAGCTGAGTGATGTCATTATCTGGCACATTTCCTTCGGGCATCAACGAGGTACGCACCTGTCGTGGTAGCGGTAAGGGGTCGCCATTTTTACTTCTGCGCGGCTCAAAATCTGAAAGGTTATTCtccttacaatatttaaatttgattaGTTTCTTAAgcaactgcctcgttggtctagcAGTTAGCCTGTGTGTTTTCGGAtctcgaggtcctgggttcgaaacctgggtcgggctatgagatactgagtttctTTCTTGGAAATTTACAGATAAAATTCTCAACCTGTAGTTGGAAAGTTGATGGTGTtaaagcacgttaagccgtcggtcccgttcattatcattagtatctgatagtggttgttaatgaatttaacattacctAATCCGgcgtggtggttctaagctccatatcctacCTCTTATTAGGAGGGAAGCCTATTTTACGGCACGACCAGCGACTCGTCATGGTCGCATAATGCGTAAGGTCCCTAAATCCATATCGAAACAGATTTCCACGAAAAGATTGACTATTTTACCTTTGCCATACTTGGGTGGCAGTAAGCGAAGTATGGGGGTGTGAGCGGAGCCTCTGTTGGGGTACTTTAGGTTGTTACATGAGCCATCCACACGTCTTCCTTCGTAAGGGTTGCATGGTAGCACCTCGTTTACACACCAGCTgtgaaataaacaatatataagTAACAAGCTAAAGACAATGTTCTAAAGAGAAGGATTagagatggaggtggtcacgaccctcacacatgaggaATACGACTTACGGAGGAGGAAGTAACAAGCAGATCGGTACAGAAAGAAGTTCTCTACCcattaagaataataataataataataataataataataaatatacttaaacaatacacatcaccatctagccccaaagtaagcatacagagtagcttgtgttatgggtactaagatagttgatattataatattcatatacatttatatactacatataaatacttatatagggtataaatacacacagacactggaaaaaacccatgctcatcacacaaatattttccagttgtgggaatcgaacccacggccgtggatgcagaaagcagggtcactacccactgcgccacgcggctgtcaaaTGTCAGAATGCTGGGGCATTACGAGTATAGGTTCTGGTTTGACTTTATTAGCTGATCTAGTGAGAAGCATCGTCGTTCATGCAACTTACAAAGTGGAATTCCTTTTGATATGCCCTTTAACTTCTTCGGTGCCCAAAGTGTTGCCGGTGAAGGAGTCATAGAACACTGACTGGGCGGCGCTCGCGCAGCCAAAGAGGCTGAGgattaatattaacataattacACTAGAGTTCGTTAGTATTGTTTGTACAGTTTAGCTCGAGATACTCGCACGTACTGCGCCACGGATCGTTTAACTTAACAATTTTAACCAAACTATAGCGGACGTCGTTCTATGCTCAGTGATATCGTATTACATCTAGAGATAACAACTGCGTGTTTAACTTATATGCGTCGatctttacattatttaaaagttttaaaattatttaataatatttcagtTCATGCAAACTAGCAATTCaaccataaaattattatgatcaATGTTGGCTGGTCAGTAAGTACAAATGAAACCGCATATTTCCTATTTCCtttgctttaattttttatattttttatttgctttaattttaattagtttgtgaTAAATATTTGACTTTATTTTGGGAGTTAAACATGTCAAATCAAGACATTCGTCAAGCTTGTTTCAGCAATAATACAGCAAAGATCACTGTATTCACGAAAAATACAGCAAAGATTATGATAAATGTTTAAAAGTAATCCTTGTAAGGATTTGCTGCAAGTTTCTGTGATTTCACAGCCAGCTCGGTTACTACATCCACACATTTGAGTTTGTGACGGTTTGTCGAGGTGTGGCAAGCCGGAATAGTGCGCTTCTAACATAAAtgtaataacatctcactgcTTACATCAGTGGGTAAACCGGTTagcaaaatatattactttacaaaactcgaaaataaatgaaaaaaaagtgcgttacaataaaataatccaGACATGAGATTTtatgacaatattaattttgtatctcCTTCAAACCGGAAAACATTGTGACAACTTCTGCAAATCTTTTCAGATCGATCTTTGTGAAATTTTGAGTATGTTATTAAGCAGATCTGAGAGtaagtctttttttattctttacattatacttagctcttgattacaatctcacccgatggtaaatgatgatgcaatctaaaatggaagcgggctaacttgttaggaggatgaaaatccacacccctttcgggtcGCTTTACGATATCGCGTagaaatcgcttagcggtacgtctttgccggtagggtggtaactagccacggccgaagcgtcccaccagccagaaattTATACAGTAGAATAACGTTTGCTAATCAGCAAACGCTATTCTACTGTATAAAATTCTTACTTATTACTAACTTAACTACTTAATCAGGTAGTTAAGTTAGTAATAAGTATAGTATCAaagaatttcttttaaataattttaatttgatagtaGAGGCAGTTATATCTACCAATAGATAGATAACTAACTGCCTGATTCGGTTGAGAAGATGTTTTAATTGTTTGCTTCACAACTTTTGTTTTCTTCACAAAATGTTAACATAAAAACGGAAAACTACAATCGTTTGTAACCGTTTAATAGGCATGCAGATTTTATAATTggcaattaaatttaaattcatttaacattaaaattaagtttatgatttaataaaatattttatacgaaTTAAAAGATAATCAGTCTTAACTTTTTATTACCTCATTTAATTTATGAGTAATTGTGACTTTTATGTGCAAATCAtaagtagttatttttaatcttataaTTTCTAACGaaagccgcgtggcgcagtgggacACCTGCTTTTTGCCTccatggccgtgggttcgattcccacaactctaaaatatttatgtgatgaaaATTGGTGTATTAcggtgtctgtgtgtatttataaattatacaggttgctcgggagtatttcccataacttcaagataTTAACGAGACTAtttataggaaccgaactgcataactaatattttatttactacaaaaagaaaaaaaaatgttttcatacaaagtaattcaaaaataataccgactatccatgttACACACGCCTTTAGCTAACAAAGTGACAAcgttgctttttatttatttatttatttacgtacacttacaatatacatattatagagacatacacaaataatatataactagctcacattgacttatacgtacagtacatctatgacaagtgcacacaacattcactatataaacatgtaaacagtcaaatatcACACAAGGAACCAAAGAACAGGTATTATGTAACTTAATTATGATGGGGAAGAACTCACCGACAGATGGTCGGTGAGATTTTTTAAAGACAttataagatttaaaaaatatatgtcgaTGCCAGGTAGAGAACGAgataattcattatattttgcgcATATACGAGCAACGGGGGCTTGGTTTCTAGATGTGTTCTAGCGAAAGGgatatgaaatgttttaaaatataaatacgtcattattataaggatgcgtataagggacacattttaagatctatttacaaaagaaatattatttacttcagaacacatgttccttgaacattttgaataaatttttgttaaagaatataaccctagagttatgggaaacactcccgagcaacctgtatatatataggtatcaCTCAAACATTTCAATCATCAAATGAAATCACATCCATCTCACAACACTCTCACTCACTCATTTCGCCAACTAAATATTCACGGTACATTACCGTAACATCACTTCTCATTTGTCGGAGTCGCGATGCGTCGAGCGAGGAGCTGTCAAAATCCGGGGAGCTGTCAAAATCCGGCGAACTGTCAAAATCCTGCGACTCGTCAATTGCTCCCCCATCAATTATTATTCACGCACAGACCCCGCATCTGTTTCTAATGATATTGACACGCGCCAGGGGACGGGTTTTGTTCCTAAAATAAAACTGgggacttatttttattattgtaatatatactgtatatttatttttattattataaaaatataccttgAGCCTTAAACCTCACACTGGATCAAAAAGGCAGTTTTGATATTAACATATTCCTCAATAGTCCAACGTTTAAGACTCTCGCTAATATTTCCTACTCACTGGGGAAGAAGATAAGTCTCATTCAAAAGATGGATGCACCAAAAGTGTGTTATAACAAAgcgataaaaatacataaaataaataatagttatatttatagtaAGATAGCCACGACCTTGGCTAGGTTCATCGTACCGCAAAACATTTGCATACCTCTCTGGTTAAAAACTGAGCGATCAAAAGCTTTGACGTccaattaaagtttattattttcttcaaaCTTTGATTATGTCACCAAAAATAAGTGAATAATAATGATAGGTTAATAATATCCTCTGAGACACGGGAGTGTAATATTACCAACTTGTCAACTTCAGGCTGAAATTTACATTGAGAATTCCTCGGAAAAGAAGGTCAAACTTGTATTCAAACCCAAGATCTTACGACCACATAGCCATAGGCTGACCACTTTACAGACAAGGCTGCAGCGAGGCTGCTGCTTGAGTGATAAAAAAACATAGGTAAGCCATCAATAAGTTCAATGGCTATCACTTACTGAGAGCGATCGAGTAAGCTTTTACAGAAGGCGAGATCCCAGTGTTTTTGTCAGTGAATCAATTGCTAATACCTACTTTGCAATCCATCACATGAATATCAAAGCAATCACTTTTgatatgttaaaatataaaatatgacaataaaatGGATTTATTGGAATGGACAATCCAGAATGGATTCGCCACACCCTACActcaattattcattaattaagaCATAAGGTGTGATTCACGCTATTGTATCACATAACACTTGTACATAGAGGTGATATTTGTGTACATTGTTTTTGGCAATGTTATATTTTACGAGTAGACGATATGGTCTCGTAGGTTGTTCCGATATTCTGGTGGTGTAAGTTAAAAGAATGAAACGGAAATCTGTGTTTAACATGGAAACCAGCTTTCAGATAActgtagttctttttttttattctttacaagttagcccttaactacaatctcacctgatggtaagtgatgatgcagtctaagatggaagcgggctaacttgttaggaggaggatgaaaatccacacccctttcggtttctacacggcatcgtaccggaacgctaaatcgcttggcggtacgtctttgccggtagggtggtaactagccacggccgaagcctcccaccagccagacctggacaaattaagaaaatctcaatctgcccagccggggatcgaacctaggaccgccgtcttgtaaatccaccgcgcataccactgcgccacggaggccgtcaaaaagttcttagactaattataaaaactaatatactAAGGCACTTCGCAACCATGACCAGTAGCTGCAACGACCACATAACTTGAAGAAACCTAAGATAGCCCTATTCACCGATCCACCGATCAACTGGCCGAATATACGCCGGCAAGACTGATTCGGCCCGGTTCGGACCAACTTAGGGTTTTCCCCTACACTTAGGGGTAAATAAGTGGgattttactaaaattatttataagggttttttacaagtaggtattatttaatattttttaaccggtGGCCGGTCGCGGTCTTGATCGTTAATAACTAGCCGCAGCCTAACAAAGGCTTAACGACCCCGAACAAAAACTAAGTAAAACTTGGTGGATCTAAGTTTACAGCCCCTTTACTATAAAAAGTGAGGACCAACTTGAAGTTTTCCTCTACACTTAGGGGTTAATAAGTGGGATGGGatatttttaaaggtttttttacaagtaggtattatttaatattttttaaccggcCGGTCGTGGTCTAGTTGGTAAATAACTGGCCGCAGCCCACCCATAGGTTTAGCGACCCCAAAGCAAAGACTAAGTAATAGTAAGAAAGTTACACTCTTGTCTCTCGGATAACACGTTAAACTGTTGGGCCCGCTCATAATTATCATTACAATCTGATACTGATTGACTCTGTAAGTCAAAGAttaattgaatatgcaatttcgaaaagggcacatgtctaaaatttaaaatgtccaatGTGAAttcaaaaaaaactaattattttttaaaacagtgTGTATTTTCCAAAAGTGATTATAATTAGCCTTCgaaaatttctaaaattatttatattaaaattaatctaaatatgttatagaatattttatatttgtgagatgtatGGTCAGAATATCTGACATGTGCCCTtatcgaaattgcatattcaattattattaaccttAGCCAAGACCAAAATCAAACCCAAGTGAAGCTTGGTGGATCTAAGTTTACAGTCCCTCTACTATAAACAGTGATGGTTctgtataataatgataaaatttataaaaaatcaacaTTATCCGCTAAGGTGTGTAACTTAAATCCTTGCGAGCAAATTAAGGGTCCGTATTTAACGAACTACACGTGTCCGGGCAATAGTTGACGACTTTAACACGTCACTTGCAAGCGCCGCTCATGCGTGTGAAGGGTTTGCAGACCCTGACCCTTACCACACACGATATAAAGTATTAATTAGAACAAAACTTCTACTTTGTTACATGGGCTATATGGTACAATCAAAAAGTTGCGTGCCCTATCTACTTTTTCTCATCTATCAAAATACAAGACCACTTGATCGTGATTTGTTCGATCGATTGGTTATCTTTTGTGGTCGACTCCATAATTTGATGATACTCGAAACTTAACAGTAACAACTTTTTCGTcacatttataaacaaacttaaaTATCAAATGAAGATCAAGCCCGAACAGTACTCGCCTCAGATTAAGAATAGTTTGACAGAGAAACAGGTAAAAATATATCAACACCCATGGATTTCTAGAatagatattagatattatGCGAAATTCAATACTGAAACATTAAAATGGGGCCGAAGATCGAAACCAAAGCACCAAATGActtttaaaaaggaggaggttgtgTATACGGCTGTATGTAAGacttattttaaactaataCGAAAATTCACCGCTAGTTGCGTTGAGTATAATTTATTGATAGTTTTGTATAGTCGAAATTGTTAAGTTATGTTTACATAAGTAGGTAGCtatatagctcaacggtaaaagcgatcggactcatcaccgaagggtggtggttcgattcccgccccgttgggTCTGCTGTCGTACCCACGAAattacagtctttcccgactagttggaggggaatggaaatattggtcatatttaaaagttaaagataaaaaaaagttagtgtAAAGTCATAAACTCAACATTAAAGCTACGTAAATAAGCTTAacataaatttagtttttacaaaaaactaaatgtattttgttattaccaTTACCTTCTGTCATACAGTCTTCTCTGAGTATAGTTACTTATCGAACGCAATAGTAACCAG
This window contains:
- the LOC112058217 gene encoding peroxidase isoform X1; protein product: MLILILSLFGCASAAQSVFYDSFTGNTLGTEEVKGHIKRNSTFWCVNEVLPCNPYEGRRVDGSCNNLKYPNRGSAHTPILRLLPPKYGKDFEPRRSKNGDPLPLPRQVRTSLMPEGNVPDNDITQLLLHFWVFVVSDVLSVHDTVNYIRWKPYCCQEKGKTDNACIPIKVPDDDPVHQFSSIRCMNLTRPESFQSRGCLKNDTTPERITTATPHFDLSHVYGNNMQVLNAKGRLLEKGLLKYEEFQGKIWPPSAKTKDHLCFLNELPHETRCHDIPEPGDNSVLGINLFLIWTWRLHNRIATQLGKLNPCWNDERIFFQTRDIVIAITNQIYYYELMPVIMGYDNLVRDGVLSPYKGFRDLYDEEVFPQISLEFPFVLRWAHTVQEGNLKMYDSDGTFVKEIKVVNLTLRTGYVANNIDYIVQGAIRQPSGKFDHIVDRDVAETIMGPHQAASDVLTSDLTKNRYFGFPPYVKYRKYCSGKKYSSFDDLLDVIDPERVEMLKNRYKHLEDIDLMAGIWLEKHVAGGRAPYTFYCIVVEQMIRTLVSDRHWYERPNRPNAFTLDQLLEIRKASIAQFLCAVGDKVTQIQPQAFYLPGPGNEMRSCDEIQKINLWPWKDASCKQDKPFGCSSNV
- the LOC112058217 gene encoding peroxidase isoform X2, whose translation is MLRWCVNEVLPCNPYEGRRVDGSCNNLKYPNRGSAHTPILRLLPPKYGKDFEPRRSKNGDPLPLPRQVRTSLMPEGNVPDNDITQLLLHFWVFVVSDVLSVHDTVNYIRWKPYCCQEKGKTDNACIPIKVPDDDPVHQFSSIRCMNLTRPESFQSRGCLKNDTTPERITTATPHFDLSHVYGNNMQVLNAKGRLLEKGLLKYEEFQGKIWPPSAKTKDHLCFLNELPHETRCHDIPEPGDNSVLGINLFLIWTWRLHNRIATQLGKLNPCWNDERIFFQTRDIVIAITNQIYYYELMPVIMGYDNLVRDGVLSPYKGFRDLYDEEVFPQISLEFPFVLRWAHTVQEGNLKMYDSDGTFVKEIKVVNLTLRTGYVANNIDYIVQGAIRQPSGKFDHIVDRDVAETIMGPHQAASDVLTSDLTKNRYFGFPPYVKYRKYCSGKKYSSFDDLLDVIDPERVEMLKNRYKHLEDIDLMAGIWLEKHVAGGRAPYTFYCIVVEQMIRTLVSDRHWYERPNRPNAFTLDQLLEIRKASIAQFLCAVGDKVTQIQPQAFYLPGPGNEMRSCDEIQKINLWPWKDASCKQDKPFGCSSNV